In Hyla sarda isolate aHylSar1 unplaced genomic scaffold, aHylSar1.hap1 scaffold_473, whole genome shotgun sequence, a single window of DNA contains:
- the LOC130336272 gene encoding transcription factor SOX-1-like — translation MNEGRPASRGGVKGPPAVRGRGAGGGRFISRPEELHLLLHGMAEAPVKRPMNAFMVWSSEERKRVSALHPKMHNSEISRRLGEVWRALDEDERRPYRERAKKLRELHAQEHPGYKYAPRKRKREKGETRGPGTLPGPPAPTHPGQGALQPAIHDENSGRSGGLQPGEERGPYSYFSYPGAPQAEASFHPVSDVSALYGLGLYDFGERRGVQPQVHYQTVEVDGGGSLISL, via the exons ATGAATGAGGGCCGGCCGGCCAGCCGCGGAGGGGTTAAGGGGCCCCCGGCTGTGAGGGGGAGGGGAGCAGGGGGCGGGAGGTTTATATCCCGGCCGGAGGAGCTGCACCTGCTGCTGCACGGGATGGCGGAGGCTCCGGTCAAGCGGCCGATGAACGCCTTCATGGTGTGGTCCAGTGAGGAGCGGAAGCGGGTGTCCGCCCTGCACCCCAAGATGCACAACTCGGAGATCAGCCGCCGCCTGGGGGAGGTGTGGAGGGCGCTGGACGAGGACGAGCGGAGACCTTACCGGGAACGGGCAAAGAAACTACGGGAGCTGCACGCCCAGGAGCACCCGGGGTACAAGTACGCGCCCCGCAAGAGAAAACGGGAGAAGGGGGAGACCCGGGGCCCCGGAACACTGCCCGGACCCCCAGCACCGACACACCCGGGACAAGGGGCTCTCCAGCCCGCGATACATGACGAGAACAGCGGCCGGAGCGGAGGACTGCAGCCcggagaggagcggggaccctACAG TTACTTCTCGTATCCCGGAGCCCCTCAGGCAGAAGCTTCCTTCCATCCGGTCAGTGACGTTTCGGCGCTCTATGGATTGGGACTTTATGACTTTGGAGAGAGACGCGGGGTCCAGCCGCAGGTCCATTACCAGACGGTGGAGGTGGATGGCGGGGGGTCACTCATCAGCCTCTGA